The stretch of DNA GGAAGGGTCCGTCGCTAACCTCCGGTCGCGCGTCGAACGGAATCTGATTGACGTTCGGATAGCGGGCCAGCACGTGTGCCGGCACGATCGCGTACGGCTGATCGCTTTCGGCGAAGAACGTGTTGACGAAGGGAGCGAACGGCTTCTTCAAACGAACGATCGCGGTCCGGTCGTCGGGCGTGTCGATGCGCGCGACGTCGTCGTACCCGTGGCGCGAGACCGCGTTGTTATTCGGATTCATAATCGCCTGCCAGGAGAATCGAACGTCTTTCGACGTGACCGGCGCGCCGTCGGTCCAGCGCGCGTTTTTTCGCAGGCGATAGGTTACGGTTAGACCGTCGGCGCTGACGCCGCCGTTCGTCCGCGACGGCACCGCCGCCGCGAGCATCGGCACGGGGTTTCCGCGCGGATCCGCCGAGAGCAGCGGCTCGAACATAAACCGTTGGATAAACACATCCACCGTATTCGAGGCGAGAATCGGATCGAGCGTCTTGGCATCTTGCGAGACCGCAATGCGCAGCGTAGCACCGCCGGAAGCCGAGTTCTGCGACGTTCCGCCGCCGCCGCACGCCGCGAGCATTGCGAGCAGCGGCACGATCGAAAGAGCGCGTCTGGTTAGCTGAATCATCGGGGCTCGTTTCGCCGCGATCCTTCAAACTGCTTCGCCAATCGCGCCAGACCGAGAAACGCGCTATCGGGGCGCGCCTTGCCGTCGGCAAGATCGGCGACGATCTCGCCGATCGCCGGAGCGAACTTATAGCCGTGCCCCGAGAACCCGCCCGCGATCACGACCCCGGCATCGCGCGGATGGCGATCGACGATGAAATGCTCGTCGGGCGTCAACGCATACATGCAGGCTTTGCCCGAACGAAAGGCGTGCGCCGCACCCGGCAGCCACGGATCCAACGCCGATTTGACCGCGGCGATATCTGCCTCGTGGATGTCGCGATCGAGCGACGCCGCGGTCGTGTAGTCGCCGTAGCCGTGCAGCGCCGCTTTCACGCCGTCACCCAAATCCGGGAAACCATAGAGCGGCCTTGGCAGGCCCGCGCGCTCGAGAAAAAATGCCGGAAACCGTCCGCGCGCAAACGCTCCGGTCGCGGGCGCGAACCAGATCTGCACGTTGCGCTGCACGACGAGCGGAAGTTCCAGCTCCGCCGCAACCTCCGCTAACCACGGCCCGGCACAGAGAACCAATTGTTCCGTCTCGATACGTTCGCCGTCCGCCAGATCCACGCGAATCGTCCCGGTGCTGCTTCGCCGCCAACTGGTTACCCGCACCCCGCCGCGCAGTTCGGCGCCGGCGAGGCGCGCCGCTTGCTGGTGTGCCGCGATGCCGCCCTCGGGAAACACGACGCCCGCATCGGGTTCGAGCAACGCGATTTCGCCCGAGCGCAACCGCGCCTGCGGAAAGCGCTTCGCAAAATCGTTCCTGCCGAGTTCGTCGATCCGCACGCCATAACGCTGCATGCTCAGACGAACGCCCTCGAGCATCGCACCGCCCGCCGCGCCGACCATCAAAACGCCGACGAGATCGAGGAGAATCGTTTGCGTTTGTATTTCGAGTTCGCGCCAAAGATCGTAGGCGCGCAAGAGGAGCGGCACGTACTGCGGGCCTTCGAAATAGGCTTTGCGGATGATGCGCGTACGGCCGGCGGAAGCGCCCAGCTCGTGTCCGAGGTCGAACTGCTCTAGGCCGAGCACCCGCTTGCGGCGCCTTGCGAGATGAGCCGCGGCGGCACTTCCCATGCCGCCCAGGCCGAGAACGACGACGTCGTACGCTACGGCTTCAAAAGTTTCGGCGGCAGCGGTTTGGTCGATCGCTGAAGATCGAGAAGTTGAAGTTCTTGCTGCTCCAGGAGCCGCGACATCGTGGCGTTCTGCGAATCGAGTTGATAACGAAGCTGCACGCGGCCCAGATCCTGCTGCGTCTCCAGGCGCAGCTGCCGATCGTTCAACGATTGCGACTGAGCGTTTAGCTGCTGCTGCATGCGTAACTGGCTCGCCTGCTGGTCGAGTTGCGCCTGCAGGAGTGCGTTATCGTCGGCCTTAGCAACGGACGTCGCGGACACGATCCCGGCCAATACGACGGCCATCGCGGATAAGTACCTCATCATGGAACTCCTGTACCCGTAGTATAACCCAATTCCAGCGCGCGCGTGATCTCGGCGCCGAAAAGGCTGAGTTGCGCCGAGTAGTAGACCCAGAGCAAGATCAGCACGAAGCCGCCAGCGGCTCCAAACGCCGAAGCCGGCGAAAAATGCGCGAAATACAGACCGAGCACGGCTTCGCCGGCGGTAAGAACGATCGCCGAAGCCGATCCGCCCGCAATCGCGCTACGCCACCGAACGCGCGTGCGCGGAAGGACTTTATACGTCACGATGAAGAGCGCCGCCAGCGCGAGAACGTTGATCGGCACGCCGACGTATTGCGAGCCGCCGAAGGCACCGGCCGCCACCAGGCTAACGAGCGCCGCGACTCCCAACGCCGCCACCATCAAAGCGGCCCGAGCCCGCGTTTTTAGAGCGCCCATCACGCCTTGCGGATGATCGGGAGTCTCCCAAATCGTATCGAGCGCACCTTGAAGTTGCAGGATCAGCCCCGTCGCGCCTAAGGCCAAGAGTACGGCGCCGGCAACGGTAGCCACGATTCCGCTGCGCGGATGCGACGCGGAGACCAGCAGAGCGTCGAGCGTGCTCGCCCCGCCGGCGCCGAGAATCGGCGCGAGTTGCGCGTCGAGTCGATGCTGCGCGGCGGCGTGACCGTAGACCAGGCCGGCAATCGCCAACACGACGAGGAGCAGCGGCGAGATAGAGAACGCCGCATAGTAGGCCAAGGCCGCAGCGAGCTGGGCCGTTTTGTGACGCTTCCACCCGGCGGCGGCACGCTTGAGGAGATCGAGCACGCGAAGCTTATACCCGTTCGTATTACGACTCCGCCCGCTCTGCAAGAACCTTGGTGAAATTCGCTCCCACCAGCACCACTTGGGCGGAGTAATAGAGCCATAAGAGCACGGCCAGCACGATGCCGACGATCGCGTAGAGCGAACGCACGTCGATGCTCCCCAGATAGAGTGCGAGAAAAAACTGGGCGCGCTCGTACATAATGGCTGTAACGAGCGAGCCGATCCACAGCGTCGGGCGCGGGATTTTCGTGGGCGGCAAACGCGCGAACATCGCCACGAACAGCAGCGTCAGCACGACGATGCTACCGGCAACGTTTACCACCTGCAGCGAGAGCGCCACCACTAGCGGTAACGCGTGAGTAAACACCGTAAGCGCATGGAGTCCGGCACCGACCAGCAGGATGATCAATAGCACGAGCGAGAGCGCGAACATTAAAAGAAACGTGGGAAAGCTCTTCCCGACGCTACGGGCCGCTCGATCCTCCTTCGGATCGTGCACGTCCCAGATGAAGTTGAGTGCGGCTTGCAATTGCATCGCGGTGGCCAAAACCGCGATCGTGAAGAGCACGGTCCCGGCGACGAGTGGAATCCACGAAGCGCCCTTCGCCGCCTGCAGCAGCGCCGTAAGAGCGTGGCCATTCTGGCTTCCCGTAAAGTGACCGACGTTTACCAGGGTCTGATCGCGCAACTGATCCGGAACGGCAATCGTTCCGGCAACGTAAAGAGCGACGAGCAGCAACGCGCCAAGCGCGATCGAGGCAAAGAAACTCAAAGCCCCTGCCATCTCCCCGGATCGATGGACGCGCCACTCACGAAATGTGGCCAGAGCGATGGCGATCGCGAGCAAGGCTAAACGGCGGAGCATTGCGCGCTTATTCCCACCTTTTGAAAAGGCGACTCCATCCCAGACCGCTAAAAAGCGCGGGTGATACCCAACCAGGAGCAACGCCGAGTCTCGCTGCCCGACCTGCGCCACACGGCCGCGCACGTGCTGGCCTATGCGGTTGCGGACCTTTTCCCGGATGCCAAGCCGACGATCGGCCCGTCCATCGAAAACGGGTTCTACTACGATTTCGATCGAGGCGAGCCGTTCTCGACGGAGGATCTCGAGCGCATCGAAAAGCGCATGAACGAGATCGTCGCGGCAAATTTCGAGATGACCGGTCGCGAAGTGACGCGCGACGAAGCGCTCGAGCGCTTTCGCAATAACCCGTATAAGGTCGAACTCGCACGCGAGATTCCCGACGGGATGCCGATTACGCTCTACACGATCGGCGAGTTCACCGATCTCTGCCGCGGGGGCCACGCCCATACCACGGGCGAGATCGGCGCGCTCAAATTAATGAGCGTCGCGGGTGCTTACTGGCGCGGCGACGAGCACAATCCGATGCTCCAACGTATCTACGGCACCGCGTGGTACGACGGCGCCGAGCTCGAGGATTACCTTACATTTCTCGAAGAGGCGCAAAAGCGCGACCATCGCAAGCTTGGCGCCGAACTGGATCTCTTTTCGATCGAAGAGGAAGCCGGCGGCGGCCTGATCTTCTGGCACCCCAAGGGCGCCGTAGTGCGCGGGATCATCGAGTCGTTCATTCGCGAAGGGCTCGTGGAGCGCGGCTATCAACCGGTGGTCACACCGCACGTCGTGAGCGAGAAGCTCTACGAAATCTCGGGACACCTCGAGAACTACGCGCACGGGATTTTCGGTCCGCTCGAGGTCGAGGAGCAGCGCTTCCGCCTCAAACCGATGAATTGTCCCGGGCACATCCTCATTTACAAGAGCCACCCGCGCAGCTACCGCGACCTGCCCATTCGCTTCAGCGAATTCGGAACGGTGTACCGTTACGAGCGCAGCGGCGTGCTGCACGGTCTCACGCGCGTTCGCGGTTTCACCCAGGACGACGCGCATCTGTTCTGCACGGCGGAACAGCTGCAGAGCGAATTCGAGCAGACGCTCGATGAAGCGCTGCGCCTAATGGACGCGTTCGGCTTCGCCTCGTTCGACTACTTTCTTTCGACGCGCGACCAGCAATCGAGAACCGAAACCGACGCGATCGGTGAAGAGGCCATTCGCAAGGCCCTCGCCAGCCGCAATCTGCCGTACAGCATCGACGAAGGCGGCGGCGCGTTCTACGGACCCAAGCTCGATATAAACGTGCGCGACGCAATCGGCCGCAAGTGGCAGCTCGGAACGGTGCAGGTCGATTTCGTGCTTCCGCAGCGCTTCGATTTGAAGTATCGCGGGAACGACGGGAACGATCACACGCCGGTCATGATCCACCGCGCTCTCGCCGGTTCGCTGGAGCGCTTCTTCGGCATCTTGATCGAACATTTCGGTGGAAACTTCCCCGCGTGGCTAGCCCCCGTGCAAGCGGTCATCGCTCCGATATCCGAACACCAGCTCGACTACGCGCGCGACGTCCGCACGCGGTTGAGCGCTCGCGGTCTTCGTATCGAAGTCGATGAGAGCAACGAAAAACTCGGGTACAAGATCCGCCACTGGAAGACGCAGAAAGTGCCGTACATTTTGGTCGTCGGCAAACAAGAGGCCGCCGACGGCAGCGTGAACGTCAACGAACGCGGCGTCGAAGCGAAACGTACGATTCCGATCGATGCGTTTGCCGACGAACTGCGCGATCGAGTGGATCGCAAGGCGTGAAAGTGACCGCGCGCGCCGCCATCGCAGCGTTGGTCCTCGGACTTGCGGCGTGCTCCGGAAATTTCGGAACGGGGACCTCGGTACCCGGCAGCGTTCTCCCGCCGGGCGGCGGCGGTTCGCCGCTTCCGTATCCGCAATCGGTCGGCTCCGGCGCGCCGGCAGCGCAATCGACGGCGGTAAAATCGACTGGCGACACCGCCGTCGTCCCGATAACCGACGCGACCAACGGCTTGCAATGCCCCGCGCTCGACGGCTATACGTGCGTGCTCCGCTTCAACGTTCCCGACGCGACCCCGGCGCCGGCCGCTACCCGCGGCGCGCACGCCGCGTCACCGTCGCCCTCACCTTCGCCGTCGCCGACTCCGGCGGCATCGCCGTCGCCGGCATCCGGCGCATCGCCGGAGGCTACGGCGACGCCCTCCGGCCCGACTATGACGCTCAAGCTCGCGACGCTCCCGAAAGACGCGCCCGCCATGGTGCACGTACCCGCTGGTTCGCTCGCGACCGTCGCGCTGATGGATGTAACGCTCACCCCCTCGGCCGACTTCGCGCTCGACGGCAACGCCGTCGCATCGTTCACGCTGCCCAAGGAGCAACTGAGCGGTCGCGGGTTTGCCCTGCAGCTCTTCGCCGTGCAGAATCGGCACAAGAAAACGGCGTATCGCCCGATCTATACGTTCGATAAATCGACGCTCGCCGGCAGCACGCTAAGCTTCGCCTTTCGTCCCCCGAAACTCACCGTCGCAAAGGGAACGAGCTATCTGCTGGTCCTCTATGGGGACGATCAGCCCGCCGCTACTGCGAGTCCCTCGCCAATGCCCAGTTCGCATCCGTGACTCGCGATCAACGCAACACATTCGTTGCGAGTTTTCTCGGGTGGACCCTCGATGCGTTCGATTACTTCCTCGTCATCGTGGTGCTCTCGCACATCGCCGACAGCTTCGGCGCCACGATCCTGCAGCTCTCGATCGCCATTACGCTCACGCTCGTACTGCGGCCCGTCGGCGCGCTGATCTTCGGCTGGTTCGCCGACCGGTACGGCCGCCGCGTCCCGCTGATGATCGACGTCGGCATCTATTCCCTCATCGAACTGTTGACCGCATTCGCACCGAACCTCACGGTCTTCCTCATTTTGCGCGCGCTGTACGGCATCGCGATGGGCGGCGAGTGGGGGCTCGGCGCGGCTCTCGCGATGGAATCGTTGCCGCCGCAGCGCCGCGGACTCTTCTCGGGGCTTTTGCAAGAGGGCTATGCCGTCGGCAATTTGCTCGCGAGCGTCGTACTCGGACTGCTCTACGTGCACATCGGGTGGCGTGGAATGTTCGTCATCGGCGTGATCCCCGCGTTGCTGATCCTCTTCATTCGCTCGAAGGTTCCCGAATCGCCCGTCTGGCTCGCGAACGCCGCGCAACGCGATGCGCGGCCGCGGGCGAGGGGTCTGCTCTGGGCTTCGATCCGACGCTACGGCGTGCTCTTCGTTTACGCCGTGCTATTCATGGCGACGTTTAATTTCATGTCGCACGGTTCGCAGGATCTCTATCCAACGTTCCTAGCCAAGCAGCACCACTTCGATCCCGCGCACGTCGGGTTGGTCAACGTGATCGCCGCGCTCGGTGCGATCTTGGGCGGCATCTTCTTCGGCTGGATCTCGCAACGCTTCGGCCGGCGCAACTCGATCTTGGTCTGCGCCGTTCTCGGCCTGTTCGCGATTCCGCTGTGGGCATTTAGCCAGACGATCGCCTTGCTCGCGCTCGGCGGTTTCGCGATGCAGTTTATGGTGCAAGGAGCGTGGGGCATCATTCCGGCGCATCTCAACGAAATCTCCCCGGCCGGAGCGCGCGGAACGTTCCCGGGATTTACGTATCAGATCGGCAATCTTATCGCGTCCGGTACGTCGACGATCCTCGCAGCGCTGGCGGCGAGCCGCGCGCTGCCCAGCGGCGGCGCGAATTACGCGTCGGCGCTGGGCTCGTTCATGGTCGTCATCTTCATCGCCGTGATCGTGATGACGGGAATCGGGTACTTCGTCACGCCCGAACGTCGCGACGCCGATTTTACCTCGGTCGCGACGGAGTAATTAGGCGGGAACGGCCTTGAGCTGTTCTTTTGCTTTTGCCAGGCGCTCGCCCAGCTGCTCTAGTTCGGCCTTGTCGAAAAGCTCGCGCGCTTCCTTGAACATCTCGTGCTCTTCTTCGTGCACGTGATGCTTCACGAGCTCGCCGAGCACTTGCAGTTTGGCATTATACGTTTCGTCGCCCGGATCGGTGCTTTCGAGTTTTTTGATCATGCCCTTGACGTTGCCGTGCTCTTCGTATGCCTCGAGCACTTCTTGTTCGGCGTCGGCGGCCTCGTCGGCGTCGGCCTTAGCTTTTAAGGCCGGATAAAAAATCGTCTCTTCGATTTTCGAATGAATCGTCAGCTCTTCATCGATCTGTTTGAAGAGCTTCTGACGCGCTACGTGCGCGTTCTCGCCGAGTTCTTGCACCTGGGCGAAAAGTTCTTCGACCTTGCGGTGGTCTGCCTTGAGCAGTGCTATTGCATCCACGTTAACGTTCTCCCGACAAAAGTGTGTAGCAACTTCTTGCCCGCGTTTGCCGGAAGCAAACGTCCGGCGTGGGCACGCTTCCTTAAGCTTAGGAGACGAAATCGTTATAGGGTTCGGTGTTCTTCTTCAGCGTGTAATCCAAAATCGCGACGTGGGTCGTCTCGACGCCGAGAATAGACGCGGCCAAGCGGGCTAGATTGCGATCTTGAAATTTCGGGATATTCCCCAAGTAACCCGAGGCGGCCGCACGCTCCACCGTTTCCGCGAAGGATAAAATATCGGTTTCCGTTTTCAAGGGCGGGTAGGTCAACTGCGTCGCAACGGTCGTCGGCGTGCCCCCGGCGGCCTTAACCGCTCCGCTCAGCGCGTCGCGGTGCGCCATGTGATCCTGCAAAAAGCCTTTCGCGACGGCCAAGATCGGCGGCGAAAGAATGCCGAGCCCGGCGGCCGCGGTATAGGCCTTGATTCCGGCGAGTTCGAGCATGATCGCCGAATTTAATACGGCGACGTCGCTTTCGCTCGCGGCCTCCGCCGATGCGATGAACGGACTCAGCAGGAGCGGCCCAAAGGCTCCGAGTGCCGTACCGGTCGCTAGAAGTTTTTTACGGGAAACCTGCATGTGTACTCTCCTTCGACATCGCCTGATTGCGTGCTACAGTTCTTCACAGGTAACGTCGCATCGCGCGCCGCGGATTCAAGCGTTTCGCCGCTCTCGCGCGAACGATTCAAGCGTTTACTCGCTTACGGTCGAGGCCGCATCGATCGCACGAACGGCGCGCGCGACCTCGTCGCCCGCGAGCACTTCGAACTCGAGACGATACGAGCGCGTTTCGCCCGGTTCTAAAAACGGCAGCGTCGAACGTTCGGCCGCCGCGCGACGGCCCTCGATCGTCGGGCAGTTCGCGGGCTCCAGTGCCATCACATACTGACGCACGCCGAGCATGCGCCAGCTAAAGAGCGCCGGCAGAACGCGGGAGTCGTACCGAATTCGCAGCGCGAGGCCGCGTCCATCGTCGAGCGTGGAATTCGCAAAGAGGGCACTCGAAAAACCGCCGTCGAGCGCGACCGGCCGATGAATGAAGACTTGCTCGGCGAAGTCGGCCTCCGGAGGGCCGCCGCGATTCCAAAGCTCGATCGCGCGCCGCGCGACGTCGTCGCGCGGATGCGTCGCGCTTCGCGCCACGTGCAGGCGGGTCGCGTCGTCGAGCAACGGATATCCCGCGTTGCAATGGTACAGCAGCATGTGCGGGGTCGTTGTTCCGCCTTCGTTGGTAATGCGATCGTGCAATTCGAGGACACTCGAATCCAGCGCTATGCGCCAGGTTCGATCGAGCCGCAGCGTCTCTCCAAAAAGACTCGCCTCGCGAACGGTGCCGTCGATTTGCACGTACTCACGCTGGTCGCTCGATACCACCCGGTACGCCACGTTTTCCGCGGCCAGATGATTGATGCGCCCGTGCTGACCCCATCTTCCCCAGCGATCTTCGCCCGCCGGTCCAAACGCCGTAAGACCGCAGGTCGTCACGAGGCCGCCGAAAAACGAGCGTTCGAAATCGTCGCCGTTAGGAGCGTAGACCGCCGATGGCACGAGTCCCGCCGGCGCTTGCCATGCCAGCGACAGTCCACGAAAATACGCGCGAGGAATGTCGAGCCCGCGATCGGGTGCGCACTCGAACTCAAAGCCGGTGCGCGTGCGAACGAGCAGACCGCGCATTCCGCAAGCCGGGCCGTCGTCGTATCGCAAGGCCGTCACGCCGCCAAGCTGCTCGGCGCGCCCCACCCGCGGGTTCACGGGCTCACTCCCAAAGCATCGCGCGCGTCCACGCCCCGCCGCACCCCTGCAGCTTCACCGGCGCCGCAACGAAGAGGCGCTTCTCGCCATCCATAACTTCATCGGGAAAGAAGAGTTCCTCCACGATGAACTTCCCGTTGCCGAGCATCGCCTTATGAGCCGGACCGGATTTGCCCGGATCGCCGTAGCCGCCGAGACTGACCGCGTCGATTCCCACGCCCTTGGCGCCGCGTTCGATCAAAAACTCCGCCGCCTCGCCGGTCAGCCAAACGTAGTGCTTCAGGAAGATCTCGCTGTTGGCGCGGCGGCGCCCGTTTCCGGTATTGAGCAGCGCAACGTCCCCGGTTTCCAGCACGCCCGCCAACGGCTCGAGATCCGCCCGTTCGATTGCCGAGCCCGGCGGCTTGTGACGCAAGTCGAAGATTGCCGCCCGCGCCACGTAGGTTTCGAGCGGCACCTGATCGATCGTCTCCCCGTCCTCGAAAAAGTGATAGGGCGCGTCGCAGTGAGTCCCCGTGTGCGTGCTCATCTCGACGATCTCTTTGTTGACGCCTTGCACCGCCAGCATATAGAACAGTCTCACTTGCGCCGGACGCGGATTATCGTCGGGATACTGCGGACAATTCGAGTAGACCGGCTGACTTAGATCGTAGATTCGCCGCGGCGCCTGCATCATTCGCGCTCGCTCCGTTCCCAAATCGCGGCGAACGTTTGCGCGTTCTTCGCGAGCACCGCATCCAGATCCGATCGCCAGATCGAGTCGGGCAGAGACTCGCTCGAAAAAATCTCCAGCGCGTAGTAGCCATCGTAGCCCGTTGCCCGGATCGCCCGCACGATCGAGGCGTTGTCGATCGTCCCCTCGCGCAGATTGCGGCGATCGGCGCCGCTTCGCGGCAAGTGCCAATCGCTCACTTGAACGATGAAGATCCGATCGCCGCAGCGAGCGATCACGTCGTCGAGGTTCGGCGTTTCGAAAATATTCCACGTGTCGACGCAGAGACCGAGCGCCGGGTGGCCGACTCGTTCGACGAGTTCGAGCGCGCGCTCCAGCCCCCAGAGCGCGGTATCGGTATTGAAAAGCACCGGATTGAGCGGCTCGAACGCGACGCGCACGCCGCGTTCTTGCGCGAAGCTCGCGAGTTCGTCAAACGCGCTCAAACAGCGCTCGTAAACGGCGAGCGCGTTCCCACCTGGGGCGGCGCCGGTGATGACGACGAACGGCGTACCCCCCGGCACGTGCGGTGCGATCCGTTCGATGGCGTCCTTGATATGGCGAATGCGATCGTCCGGCGAGGTCGGTTGCGGTGCGAGGCTGTCGGGGAAGATCGAGTGGACCTGCGACTGGACCGAACTCACGGTCAGCCCCGCCGGAACGACCGACGCCAGTTGCGGCGCGTAGTCGTTTTGGTTCAATTTGAACTCGCAGATTTCGATCGCGGCAATCTCGTGGTGCGCGTATTGCTTGACGTCGCGTTCGAACGACCACGGCCAGGTCGTAAACTCGCTCACGCCAAAGTGCGACAGTCCGTTCGACATGGCTAAATCTCCTGGCGAAGTTCGAGCACGCAAAAGCCCTTGCGATCGAGCTGGATGGCGACGCCCTTGCGAAATTGCGCCATGTCCAGCAAACGGTCCTCAAGCCATTCGCCTCGTAGGCTGTTGAAGGATCGAACCGAATACGAACCGCGCAGTTCTAGATTCAAACTCACGGCGATCGTGATCGTGCGATCGACCGTATTGCCGATAAAGACGGTGACGTGCTCGCCCTTACGCAGCGCGATTGCCGATGCCGCGTCGCCGGAAATATGTACCTTGCTCGATACGTCGGTATCGTATGCCTCGTACGGCATCGATTGATCGAAGCGGAAGTTCGCGTACATCTTCACAGAGTCGCCGGTTCGCACGACGAACCAGGTGACGTGTTTGCCTCCGAGCGGCAGATTGCGAACGCCCAGCCAGCGCCAATCGGGAGCTAGCCGCGGGTTGACGCTTGGGGAGCCGCCCGAGAGATCGAGGCCGCCCGCGCCTTCGATCGCGGCCCACAGGTAGCGTGGCGGGAACCACGGCGAAAGCATCATCCCTTGATTGGTGAGCGTCTCGCCATGCAGCCATTCGGAGAACTGGCCCGGCACCGTGTTGTTGCGTCGCGGATCTTGCGAATAATGCCGGAAACTCGACGAGAGCGCGTAAGCCATAAACTCCGGGCTGAAACGCGCGGCCGCGAACGCGTACCAAAACGTGACGCCGACCCACACGCCGCCGAGCAGCCCGTAGCCATGCGTGGGTCCGTAGTTGATATCGTTGCGCGGTACGGTATGAATTCCGGCCTCGCTCCAGAATTCGGGGACGCTCAGGCGGCTGATGATGTGCGCGGCGGTTTCGGCGTCGGCGACGTTATAGATGACCGGGAAAACCAAGTCCGACGTGATGTCGGTGCAGGCGTTGCCCTCGATATCGATGTTGAGATAGTAGAGCCCCGTATCGCGATTGAGTAGATGCGCGTTGATCGCCTCGCGCAACTCTTCGCCGTGCGCGCGAAACTCCGCGCTCTCCTTATGCCGCCCGAGAGCGCGTGCCATGTGCGAGATCGTATTGAGCGCCGCGTAGCACTCCGAGTTCACCTCCGTCGTCGCACCGGAGAGCCGGTAGCCCTGGATCACATTGCGCCAGCCGATAATTCCCCAGTCGGAGGTTCCGGTCGCGGTGCACCATACCAGGCCCTGTTTGTTGCGCTGCGACAAGATGTACTTGGCAGCCTTCAGCGCGGCCGGGTAGACGCGCTTGAGAAAGACGCGATCGCCCGTCGTGTTGAAGTGGTGCCAGAGCGCGAGGATCAAAAGCGGCGTGTTGTCGTTGATATTGAGCCCGTAGTCCTCGCTCTTGCCATTGCGAATATCGTAGTACTCAACGACCATTCCGTTCTTCTCGAGATGCTCCGCATACCAGAGCAGCGAGTCGCGCGAAAAATCGGGAGTGATATAGTCAGACCCGAAGGCAAACCACGCCGTATCGCGTCCCACACTATTATTCGATCGCGTCGGGTCGTTCACGAACGACCAGCCGGTCAACGACAGCACCTCGGTTCGCAGCATGTTGGCCTTAGCCCACAATACGCCGCGATTTACGTCTTGATCCGGCGTGATGACCACCGCACGATTGAGGATTTCGTCGTAGTGGGCGCGCGTTCGCGCGAGCGCCCGCTCGGCGGTCGGCGCCGACGCGTACGTCCGCAACGCCGAAGCGCGTCCCTTAATCGAGAAACTCAAGATGTAGTAGAATCTCGAGCTCGTTCCCGGTTTCAAGCGGTGCGTCAGATGAATGATCCCGATCGGATCCGACGACTTCCCGATGGTCGTGTTGGAAAGCTTACCCGGGAAGACCGCCGCGCTGGGTTTCCCCTTGTCGAGCGTCGTCTCATAACTTGCCGGTTCGACCGAGCACCCGAAGAGCCGCACGACCTGCGGCGCCGAGGCATTCCACGCAACCAGAGCCCGATGCACCTTACTATACGACGTCGCCACATCGTGCTTCGTATCGCCGCGCAGCTGCGCCGACGCATAGGTGCCGATCTCGATCGTCTCGCTCGTGTCGTTCGTCATTTCCACCGCGTAATAGGCGGCTGGAGGATCCACCTTAGCGCCCTTCGGCTTCCCATTGAGCACGAACACCCGCTCGCGAACGACGATCCCGTTGCTCAACTCGAATACGTGTTCCTGATGATCCGGATGGATGACGAACTGACCCGGCAACGCCGGCAGCGGAATGCCCGTGCGGGCGTCCCAATGATGCACCACCACCGTACCGATAAGCGTTTGTCCCGCATCGGGCGAGTAGAACTTCTCGATCGCCCCCGTCGGTTTGAGCACCACGACCGCCTTGGGCGCGCCCAGCGTGCTCCCCGCGGCCATCTGCCCGTCGGAAATCTCATACGTCGAAATCCGCTCGCCCGACCCACTA from Candidatus Baltobacteraceae bacterium encodes:
- the solA gene encoding N-methyl-L-tryptophan oxidase; amino-acid sequence: MDQTAAAETFEAVAYDVVVLGLGGMGSAAAAHLARRRKRVLGLEQFDLGHELGASAGRTRIIRKAYFEGPQYVPLLLRAYDLWRELEIQTQTILLDLVGVLMVGAAGGAMLEGVRLSMQRYGVRIDELGRNDFAKRFPQARLRSGEIALLEPDAGVVFPEGGIAAHQQAARLAGAELRGGVRVTSWRRSSTGTIRVDLADGERIETEQLVLCAGPWLAEVAAELELPLVVQRNVQIWFAPATGAFARGRFPAFFLERAGLPRPLYGFPDLGDGVKAALHGYGDYTTAASLDRDIHEADIAAVKSALDPWLPGAAHAFRSGKACMYALTPDEHFIVDRHPRDAGVVIAGGFSGHGYKFAPAIGEIVADLADGKARPDSAFLGLARLAKQFEGSRRNEPR
- a CDS encoding MFS transporter translates to MTRDQRNTFVASFLGWTLDAFDYFLVIVVLSHIADSFGATILQLSIAITLTLVLRPVGALIFGWFADRYGRRVPLMIDVGIYSLIELLTAFAPNLTVFLILRALYGIAMGGEWGLGAALAMESLPPQRRGLFSGLLQEGYAVGNLLASVVLGLLYVHIGWRGMFVIGVIPALLILFIRSKVPESPVWLANAAQRDARPRARGLLWASIRRYGVLFVYAVLFMATFNFMSHGSQDLYPTFLAKQHHFDPAHVGLVNVIAALGAILGGIFFGWISQRFGRRNSILVCAVLGLFAIPLWAFSQTIALLALGGFAMQFMVQGAWGIIPAHLNEISPAGARGTFPGFTYQIGNLIASGTSTILAALAASRALPSGGANYASALGSFMVVIFIAVIVMTGIGYFVTPERRDADFTSVATE
- a CDS encoding YihY/virulence factor BrkB family protein — encoded protein: MLDLLKRAAAGWKRHKTAQLAAALAYYAAFSISPLLLVVLAIAGLVYGHAAAQHRLDAQLAPILGAGGASTLDALLVSASHPRSGIVATVAGAVLLALGATGLILQLQGALDTIWETPDHPQGVMGALKTRARAALMVAALGVAALVSLVAAGAFGGSQYVGVPINVLALAALFIVTYKVLPRTRVRWRSAIAGGSASAIVLTAGEAVLGLYFAHFSPASAFGAAGGFVLILLWVYYSAQLSLFGAEITRALELGYTTGTGVP
- a CDS encoding YihY/virulence factor BrkB family protein, with product MLRRLALLAIAIALATFREWRVHRSGEMAGALSFFASIALGALLLVALYVAGTIAVPDQLRDQTLVNVGHFTGSQNGHALTALLQAAKGASWIPLVAGTVLFTIAVLATAMQLQAALNFIWDVHDPKEDRAARSVGKSFPTFLLMFALSLVLLIILLVGAGLHALTVFTHALPLVVALSLQVVNVAGSIVVLTLLFVAMFARLPPTKIPRPTLWIGSLVTAIMYERAQFFLALYLGSIDVRSLYAIVGIVLAVLLWLYYSAQVVLVGANFTKVLAERAES
- the thrS gene encoding threonine--tRNA ligase is translated as MIPNQEQRRVSLPDLRHTAAHVLAYAVADLFPDAKPTIGPSIENGFYYDFDRGEPFSTEDLERIEKRMNEIVAANFEMTGREVTRDEALERFRNNPYKVELAREIPDGMPITLYTIGEFTDLCRGGHAHTTGEIGALKLMSVAGAYWRGDEHNPMLQRIYGTAWYDGAELEDYLTFLEEAQKRDHRKLGAELDLFSIEEEAGGGLIFWHPKGAVVRGIIESFIREGLVERGYQPVVTPHVVSEKLYEISGHLENYAHGIFGPLEVEEQRFRLKPMNCPGHILIYKSHPRSYRDLPIRFSEFGTVYRYERSGVLHGLTRVRGFTQDDAHLFCTAEQLQSEFEQTLDEALRLMDAFGFASFDYFLSTRDQQSRTETDAIGEEAIRKALASRNLPYSIDEGGGAFYGPKLDINVRDAIGRKWQLGTVQVDFVLPQRFDLKYRGNDGNDHTPVMIHRALAGSLERFFGILIEHFGGNFPAWLAPVQAVIAPISEHQLDYARDVRTRLSARGLRIEVDESNEKLGYKIRHWKTQKVPYILVVGKQEAADGSVNVNERGVEAKRTIPIDAFADELRDRVDRKA